Proteins found in one Arthrobacter sp. U41 genomic segment:
- the lepB gene encoding signal peptidase I, whose amino-acid sequence MKIGTGKQLPLWASVARNMLIALVAVSLVQGFLVKAYRIPSGSMEPTLQGSSDGGDRILVNRLAYAGSEPRTGDIVVFTRPESWQAESGVPRSGGVAGLARSFGDVTGIGPSNEQFLVKRVVASGGQTISCCGDDGKLRIDGLPLDEPYVFEDLPFAAGSLDCQGSPQSLRCVPSFTVPEGELVVLGDHRSNSVDSAIACRSLTGEAGGDCVRTVGATAVVGQVAGRFWPLNRFGGVG is encoded by the coding sequence GTGAAGATCGGCACCGGCAAGCAGCTCCCCCTCTGGGCCTCCGTGGCCCGGAACATGCTCATTGCCCTGGTGGCCGTGTCCCTGGTCCAGGGGTTCCTGGTGAAGGCCTACCGGATCCCGTCCGGATCCATGGAGCCGACGCTGCAGGGTTCTTCGGACGGCGGCGACAGAATCCTGGTGAACCGGCTCGCCTACGCCGGGTCAGAGCCGCGCACCGGCGACATCGTGGTGTTCACCCGGCCGGAGAGCTGGCAGGCGGAATCTGGGGTGCCACGCAGCGGCGGGGTGGCCGGGCTGGCCCGTTCCTTCGGCGACGTGACCGGGATCGGGCCCTCCAACGAGCAGTTCCTGGTGAAGCGGGTGGTTGCGAGCGGCGGCCAAACCATCAGCTGCTGCGGGGACGACGGCAAACTGCGCATCGACGGCCTGCCGCTGGACGAACCCTATGTTTTTGAGGACCTGCCGTTTGCCGCTGGCAGCCTGGACTGCCAGGGCAGCCCCCAGTCGCTGCGGTGTGTTCCCTCGTTCACCGTTCCTGAAGGTGAGCTGGTGGTGCTGGGCGACCATCGGTCCAACTCGGTGGATTCCGCCATCGCCTGCCGGAGCCTGACTGGTGAGGCCGGCGGGGACTGCGTCAGGACCGTTGGCGCCACGGCCGTCGTCGGCCAGGTGGCGGGCAGGTTCTGGCCGCTGAACCGTTTTGGTGGAGTGGGCTGA
- a CDS encoding polysaccharide biosynthesis tyrosine autokinase, with the protein MTGFETADNSGQTSAGLALEDYLRIARARWKGILAFTLALTVLAFCWTLLQPKIYAAQSSGIVVAGGSDNLSLSLMSENLAQTKAAKYESVAKSRLVAERVVTSLGLTTSPDALLGSVTVAVPKESAQLAVTATSTNPEMARKVADAWVMGLAEQVKELESIPAVEGSDVIPVPVIRVVPLGEATLPTAPTSPNVKLSLAIGALAGLALGLAYALIRHRLDRRLRSATAIERRFGVPVLGTLPVDHRLDGKSTVLDDGFSPVAAGEGSHAITEALRELRTNLQYVDVDNPPRIIVVTSSVPAEGKSTVTANLAVTMAAAGENVVVVDGDLRRPTLVDVFNLVPGVGVTDVLSGHAELEDVLQEWSAMPNLRVLGSGRIPPNPSELLGSQAMKTLLRTLAQDAIVLVDAPPLLPVTDAAVLTRIADGAIVVIRSGKTTDEELGKSLGNLGRVNGNVLGTILNRVPTTGADSYRYYTAYQSREPESQPVR; encoded by the coding sequence GTGACTGGTTTTGAAACGGCCGACAACAGCGGTCAAACTTCGGCGGGACTGGCGCTGGAGGACTACCTGCGCATCGCGCGGGCCCGCTGGAAGGGCATTCTGGCGTTCACCCTTGCGCTGACCGTGCTCGCCTTCTGCTGGACCCTCCTGCAGCCGAAGATTTACGCCGCACAGTCCAGCGGGATCGTGGTGGCCGGCGGCTCGGACAACCTCAGCCTTTCGCTCATGAGCGAGAATCTGGCCCAGACCAAGGCCGCCAAGTACGAGTCTGTGGCCAAGTCCAGGCTCGTGGCCGAGCGCGTCGTCACCTCGCTGGGCCTCACCACATCGCCCGACGCGCTGCTGGGCTCCGTCACCGTGGCCGTGCCGAAGGAAAGCGCCCAGCTTGCCGTGACCGCAACGTCCACTAACCCAGAAATGGCCCGAAAGGTCGCGGATGCTTGGGTCATGGGCCTGGCCGAGCAGGTCAAGGAGCTGGAAAGCATCCCCGCGGTGGAAGGCTCGGACGTCATTCCTGTTCCGGTAATTCGTGTGGTTCCGCTGGGCGAAGCCACGCTGCCGACGGCCCCGACTTCCCCCAATGTGAAGTTGTCGCTGGCCATCGGAGCTTTGGCCGGCCTGGCTCTCGGGCTCGCTTATGCACTCATTCGCCACCGACTGGACCGCCGGCTCCGCAGCGCCACGGCGATCGAGCGCCGCTTCGGCGTGCCCGTGCTGGGCACGCTCCCGGTGGACCACCGCCTGGATGGCAAAAGCACCGTACTGGACGACGGGTTCAGCCCGGTCGCCGCAGGCGAAGGATCGCATGCGATCACCGAGGCCCTGCGGGAGCTCCGGACAAACCTTCAGTATGTCGACGTCGACAATCCCCCGCGGATCATCGTGGTGACCAGTTCCGTTCCGGCCGAGGGCAAGTCGACGGTGACGGCCAACCTGGCGGTCACCATGGCCGCCGCGGGCGAGAACGTGGTGGTGGTCGACGGCGATCTGCGCCGCCCCACGTTGGTAGATGTTTTCAACCTGGTCCCCGGGGTCGGGGTCACCGACGTCCTGAGCGGCCACGCCGAGCTGGAGGACGTGCTGCAGGAATGGAGCGCGATGCCCAACCTGCGGGTACTCGGCTCCGGCCGGATCCCGCCGAACCCCAGCGAGCTGCTGGGCTCGCAGGCCATGAAGACTCTGCTCAGAACGCTCGCGCAGGACGCCATTGTGCTCGTCGACGCCCCGCCGCTGCTTCCCGTCACGGACGCCGCCGTCCTCACCCGCATTGCCGACGGAGCAATTGTTGTTATCAGGTCCGGGAAGACCACCGATGAGGAGCTTGGGAAGTCGCTCGGCAACCTGGGGCGGGTCAACGGCAACGTACTTGGCACGATCCTCAACCGGGTGCCCACCACCGGGGCGGATTCGTACCGGTACTACACCGCATATCAGTCCCGCGAGCCGGAGTCGCAGCCCGTGCGCTAG
- a CDS encoding arsenate reductase/protein-tyrosine-phosphatase family protein yields the protein MPQARVPLLEVGKTLEALHPVRILTVCTGNICRSPVAERLLQAGLDQVQPGAFVVSSAGTRAMVGDPIQPLSAEIIRTYGGTPEGFAARQLTPRILRESDLVLAMTAKHRGAVMQMDASLLKRTFTIREFARMLEVLGQRDAPSAAVDLPAFWRGLPARAASARHLALAAEAADNDVVDPYRRGPELYNQMEDELAPAILGILRFAREHG from the coding sequence ATGCCGCAGGCACGAGTCCCGCTACTGGAAGTTGGAAAAACCTTGGAAGCGCTTCACCCCGTTCGGATCCTGACGGTCTGCACCGGCAACATCTGCCGCTCGCCGGTCGCCGAGCGCCTCCTGCAGGCCGGCCTGGACCAGGTTCAACCCGGCGCGTTTGTGGTGAGCAGCGCCGGAACCCGGGCCATGGTGGGCGATCCGATCCAGCCGCTCTCCGCGGAGATCATCAGGACGTACGGCGGAACGCCGGAGGGCTTTGCGGCCCGACAGCTGACGCCCAGGATCCTCAGGGAGTCCGATTTGGTGCTGGCGATGACCGCCAAACACCGCGGCGCCGTGATGCAGATGGACGCCTCCTTGCTGAAGCGGACCTTCACTATCCGCGAGTTCGCCCGGATGCTGGAGGTCCTTGGCCAGCGCGACGCGCCGTCCGCCGCCGTCGACCTTCCGGCGTTTTGGCGGGGACTCCCCGCCCGGGCGGCCTCCGCGCGGCACCTCGCGCTGGCCGCGGAAGCCGCCGACAACGATGTGGTGGATCCCTACCGGCGCGGGCCGGAGCTGTACAACCAGATGGAGGACGAGCTCGCCCCGGCCATCCTCGGCATTCTGCGGTTCGCCCGCGAGCACGGCTGA
- a CDS encoding LCP family protein gives MGISPEPAAAAGSAAAPGGMNRRRTIAIAVIAGLVVLAVVVAAFLLNRPRTETAAPVETSAPAPETTPPVTPEPTPTPTPDPPPTALNILLIGSDSRVNDRAVAASGGTSDQRGDALVFVHLPADRQSVYGISLMRDLWVDIPGYGGGKVNAGLELGGVPLMTQTVEALLGQHIDHTVMADFQGFAAMTDALGGVDVDIKRPFQGTIDDFVNFPPGVNRLNGSQALAFVRERKAFADGDYQRVRNQQTFIKALMAKMAAEGGLSDRNTVKQLVATVLPHVTVDPGLTVETLERLAFSLRSTAPGSGVFFTLPTAGVGTTTSGQSVIWQNPAATAAVSAALSSGTLADYVAANGLQNGN, from the coding sequence ATGGGGATATCTCCGGAACCAGCAGCAGCCGCAGGCTCAGCCGCGGCACCGGGCGGAATGAACCGCCGTCGCACCATTGCCATCGCCGTCATCGCCGGGCTGGTGGTACTCGCCGTCGTCGTGGCAGCATTCCTGCTGAACCGGCCGCGCACCGAAACCGCGGCCCCGGTGGAAACCTCCGCCCCGGCGCCGGAGACCACACCGCCCGTAACGCCGGAGCCCACGCCCACCCCGACCCCGGATCCGCCGCCCACGGCACTGAACATCCTGCTGATCGGCAGCGACAGCCGCGTGAACGATCGGGCGGTCGCGGCCTCCGGCGGGACCTCGGACCAGCGCGGGGACGCCCTCGTCTTCGTCCATCTCCCGGCGGACCGCCAGAGTGTCTATGGCATCTCCCTCATGCGTGACCTGTGGGTGGACATCCCCGGCTACGGCGGGGGAAAGGTCAACGCCGGGCTCGAACTGGGCGGGGTGCCGCTTATGACGCAGACCGTGGAGGCCCTGCTCGGCCAGCACATCGACCACACCGTGATGGCGGACTTCCAGGGCTTCGCCGCCATGACCGATGCCCTCGGCGGCGTCGACGTCGACATCAAGCGGCCCTTCCAGGGCACGATCGACGACTTCGTGAATTTTCCGCCGGGTGTGAACAGGCTCAACGGCTCGCAGGCCCTGGCCTTTGTCCGGGAGCGCAAAGCGTTCGCGGACGGCGACTACCAGCGGGTCCGGAACCAGCAGACCTTTATCAAGGCTCTGATGGCCAAGATGGCGGCTGAGGGCGGACTGTCGGACCGCAACACCGTGAAGCAGCTGGTGGCGACCGTCCTCCCGCACGTCACGGTGGACCCCGGGCTCACGGTGGAGACGCTGGAACGGCTCGCCTTCAGCCTGCGCAGCACGGCCCCCGGCAGCGGGGTTTTCTTTACACTCCCCACTGCCGGCGTCGGGACCACCACCAGCGGCCAGTCGGTGATCTGGCAGAACCCCGCCGCCACCGCGGCCGTGTCCGCCGCGCTGTCTTCCGGGACTTTGGCCGACTACGTCGCCGCCAACGGCCTGCAGAACGGCAACTGA
- a CDS encoding sugar nucleotide-binding protein, with translation MPIEFSKKLTAHHTPIPGVVLYDLPVHGDNRGWFKENWQREKMLALGLPDFAPVQNNISFNEKAGTTRGIHAEPWDKFISVATGRIFGAWVDLREGPSFGAVFTAELDASQAIFIPRGVGNAFQTLEDNTAYTYLVNDHWSADAQGRYTFLNLADESAAIPWPVPLDQAELSEKDKNHPRLADVAPMPPKKTLVVGADGQLGTALRKLYDGDPSVEFAGRAEFDLGTEESFTARTWKNYATIINAAAYTAVDAAETPEGRRAAWAINVTAVARLARTAVEHNLTLVHVSSDYVFDGTREIHPEDEPVSPLGVYGQTKAAGDAAVSVVPRHYIVRTSWVIGDGNNFVRTMASLAKRGIAPQVVNDQTGRLSFTEDIAAGIRHLLATGAPYGIYNLSNDGPSQSWADIAADVFELSGGSRTAVTGVSTEEYFQGKAAAPRPLNSLLPLHKIQASGFQPRHVKEPLADYLADVLAD, from the coding sequence ATGCCGATCGAGTTCTCGAAAAAGCTCACCGCGCACCACACCCCGATTCCCGGCGTGGTCCTGTACGACCTGCCGGTCCATGGTGATAACCGGGGCTGGTTCAAGGAGAACTGGCAGCGGGAAAAGATGCTGGCCCTGGGCCTGCCGGACTTCGCGCCGGTGCAGAACAACATCTCGTTCAACGAAAAGGCCGGCACGACCCGCGGGATCCACGCCGAGCCGTGGGACAAGTTCATCTCCGTCGCCACCGGCCGGATCTTCGGGGCCTGGGTGGACCTGCGCGAGGGACCGTCCTTCGGCGCGGTGTTCACCGCCGAACTGGATGCCAGCCAGGCGATTTTCATCCCGCGCGGGGTGGGCAACGCGTTCCAGACCCTGGAAGACAACACCGCCTACACCTACCTCGTCAACGACCACTGGTCCGCCGACGCCCAGGGCCGGTACACCTTCCTGAACCTCGCCGACGAGAGTGCCGCGATCCCCTGGCCGGTCCCGCTGGACCAGGCCGAACTCTCCGAGAAGGACAAAAACCACCCCCGGCTCGCGGACGTGGCCCCGATGCCGCCGAAGAAAACCCTCGTTGTCGGCGCCGACGGCCAGCTCGGCACGGCGCTGCGGAAACTCTACGACGGCGACCCGTCCGTCGAGTTCGCCGGCCGGGCGGAATTCGACCTCGGCACCGAGGAGTCCTTCACCGCCCGGACCTGGAAAAACTACGCCACCATCATCAACGCCGCCGCCTACACCGCCGTGGACGCCGCCGAAACCCCCGAAGGCCGCAGGGCCGCCTGGGCCATCAACGTCACCGCCGTCGCCCGCCTGGCCCGCACCGCCGTCGAGCACAACCTGACCCTGGTGCACGTCTCCTCCGACTACGTCTTCGACGGCACCCGTGAGATCCACCCCGAAGACGAGCCAGTCTCGCCCCTGGGCGTCTACGGCCAGACCAAGGCCGCCGGCGACGCCGCCGTCAGCGTGGTGCCCCGGCACTACATCGTGCGCACCAGCTGGGTCATCGGCGACGGCAACAACTTCGTCCGCACCATGGCCTCCCTGGCGAAACGCGGCATAGCGCCGCAGGTGGTCAACGACCAGACCGGCCGGCTCAGCTTCACCGAGGACATCGCCGCGGGTATCCGCCACCTGCTCGCCACGGGCGCCCCGTATGGGATCTACAACCTCAGCAACGACGGGCCCTCCCAGTCCTGGGCCGACATCGCCGCGGATGTGTTCGAACTCTCCGGGGGATCCCGGACCGCCGTGACAGGCGTCAGCACGGAGGAATACTTCCAAGGCAAAGCTGCGGCGCCACGGCCTCTTAATAGCCTGCTGCCCCTGCACAAGATCCAGGCAAGCGGGTTCCAGCCGAGGCACGTGAAAGAACCCCTGGCGGACTACCTCGCTGACGTCCTGGCTGACTAG
- the rfbB gene encoding dTDP-glucose 4,6-dehydratase → MQKLLVTGGAGFIGSNFVHYVLENTDDHVTVLDKLTYAGNLESLKGLPGERFEFVQGDICDAALVEGLVAGADVVVHYAAESHNDNSLHDPRPFLDTNIIGTYTLIEAARKHGRRFHHISTDEVYGDLELDDPERFTEDTPYNPSSPYSSTKAGSDLLVRAWVRSFGLQATISNCSNNYGPYQHVEKFIPRQITNVIDGIRPKLYGKGENVRDWIHANDHSSAVLAIIEKGRIGETYLIGADGEQNNKDVVELILKHMGLAPDAYDHVVDRPGHDLRYAIDSTKLRTELGWEPRFSNFDAGLEDTIAWYRDNEDWWRPQKAATEAKYLEQGQ, encoded by the coding sequence ATGCAGAAGCTCCTTGTCACCGGTGGCGCCGGGTTCATCGGTTCCAACTTTGTCCACTATGTCCTTGAGAACACCGACGATCACGTGACCGTGCTGGACAAGCTCACTTACGCCGGAAATTTGGAGTCGTTGAAGGGCCTGCCGGGGGAGCGCTTCGAATTCGTGCAGGGGGACATCTGCGACGCGGCCCTGGTCGAGGGACTGGTTGCCGGGGCCGATGTGGTGGTCCATTACGCCGCGGAGTCACACAACGATAACTCCCTGCATGACCCGCGCCCGTTCCTGGATACGAACATCATCGGCACCTACACGCTGATCGAGGCGGCCCGGAAGCACGGCAGGCGGTTCCACCACATCTCCACCGACGAGGTCTACGGCGACCTGGAGCTGGACGACCCGGAACGGTTCACCGAGGACACCCCGTACAACCCCTCGAGCCCGTACTCCTCGACGAAGGCCGGCTCGGATTTGCTGGTGCGGGCCTGGGTGCGGTCGTTCGGGCTGCAGGCGACGATCAGCAACTGCTCGAACAACTACGGCCCGTACCAGCATGTGGAGAAGTTCATCCCGCGCCAGATCACCAACGTGATCGACGGGATCCGCCCCAAGCTGTACGGCAAGGGCGAGAACGTCCGGGACTGGATCCACGCCAACGACCATTCCTCCGCGGTGCTGGCGATCATCGAGAAGGGCCGGATCGGGGAGACGTACCTGATCGGCGCGGACGGGGAGCAGAACAACAAGGACGTCGTCGAACTGATCCTCAAGCACATGGGCCTGGCCCCGGACGCGTACGACCACGTCGTCGACCGGCCCGGGCACGACCTGCGCTACGCGATCGACTCCACGAAGCTCCGCACCGAGCTCGGCTGGGAGCCGCGGTTTTCCAATTTCGACGCCGGCCTCGAGGACACCATTGCCTGGTACCGGGACAACGAGGACTGGTGGCGGCCGCAGAAGGCCGCGACGGAAGCGAAGTACCTGGAACAGGGCCAGTAG
- the rfbA gene encoding glucose-1-phosphate thymidylyltransferase RfbA — translation MRGIILAGGTGSRLHPITLGISKQLVPVYDKPMIYYPLSTLMLAGIRDILIITTPHDGDQFERLLGDGSQFGISITYKVQPSPDGLAQAFVLGAEHIGDGPVALVLGDNIFYGHGLGTQLRRFANIDGGAVFGYWVADPSSYGVVEFDDSGKAISLEEKPEKPRSHYAVPGLYFYDNDVVEIARELKPSPRGELEITDVNKAYLGLNKLQVEILPRGSAWLDTGTFDSLNEASEFVRTVQKRQGLAIGCPEEIAWRLGFLNDDELRERAEPLAKSGYGSYLLNLLADGPK, via the coding sequence ATGCGCGGAATTATCCTCGCCGGGGGGACCGGTTCAAGACTTCATCCGATTACTTTGGGCATCAGCAAACAGCTGGTTCCGGTCTATGACAAACCGATGATCTATTACCCGCTTTCCACGCTGATGCTGGCCGGAATCCGGGACATCCTGATTATCACCACCCCGCATGACGGTGACCAGTTTGAGCGCCTGCTCGGTGACGGCTCGCAATTCGGGATCAGCATCACCTACAAGGTCCAGCCCTCCCCGGACGGACTGGCTCAGGCCTTCGTGCTCGGCGCCGAGCACATTGGCGACGGACCTGTTGCCTTGGTGCTGGGCGACAACATCTTCTACGGCCACGGCCTGGGAACCCAGCTCCGCCGCTTCGCGAACATTGATGGCGGCGCCGTCTTCGGCTATTGGGTTGCGGACCCCTCTTCCTATGGCGTGGTGGAGTTCGACGACTCCGGTAAGGCCATCTCACTCGAAGAAAAGCCCGAAAAACCCCGGAGCCACTACGCGGTGCCCGGACTCTACTTCTACGACAACGACGTCGTCGAGATCGCCCGCGAACTGAAACCATCGCCGCGCGGCGAACTCGAAATCACGGACGTGAACAAGGCGTATCTTGGGCTGAACAAGCTACAGGTGGAGATTCTTCCCCGTGGATCCGCATGGCTGGACACTGGAACATTTGATTCGTTGAACGAAGCCTCTGAGTTCGTGCGCACGGTTCAGAAACGCCAAGGCCTTGCCATCGGCTGCCCCGAGGAAATCGCGTGGCGGCTCGGATTCCTGAACGACGATGAGCTCCGAGAACGCGCAGAGCCCCTGGCCAAGAGCGGCTACGGAAGCTACCTGCTCAACCTTCTGGCGGACGGGCCCAAGTAG
- a CDS encoding S9 family peptidase, translated as MTETPAIDGPSIAVEKSAVAAPVAKKIPALRTHHGDAFEDSYEWLRNKESAEVVELLKAENAYQEAVTAHQEPLREAIFQEIKARTQETDLSVPNRKDGWWYYTRSVEGKEYGIQCRVRARDTGDRVADWTPPAVEVGVEIPGEEILLDGNVEAEGKPFFAVGGAAVTIDGNLYAYAVDNSGDERFTLRIKDLRTGELLPDVIENVFYGISFSPDGTRIFYTVVDDSWRPYQVKSHVLGTPVAGDEVIYQEDDVAMWLGFELSADRRHLVLGIGCSEFSETRLLRFDALDAGLRTVISRDERILYEAEPFLLTDASGKQSEVIVLTHNRDAINSMVSLVDPAELAKPVAEQHWTTVVEHSDEVRVNGAGVTSTHLVVSIRKDTIERVQVLSLTGLGTPEQGAPVEPAFEEELYTAGVAGSDYDAPVIRMGYTSYFTPTRVYDFVLPTTEQPAGQLLLRKESPVLGGYSSADYVATREWAVASDGTRIPLSVLRHASVKRDSTAAGLVYGYGSYEMSMDPGFGIPRLSLLDRGIVFVIAHIRGGGELGRHWYDTGKKLQKKNTFTDFIAATDWLAESGWVDPARIAAMGGSAGGLLMGAVANLAPEKYAAIVAAVPFVDALTTILDPELPLSALEWEEWGNPITDRAVYEYMKSYTPYENVRAVAYPKIAAVTSFNDTRVLYVEPAKWVQRLRELNTGSEPIVMKIEMEGGHGGASGRYVQWKERAWDYAFVADSLGATELLPGAGVK; from the coding sequence ATGACTGAGACTCCCGCCATTGATGGCCCATCCATCGCCGTGGAAAAATCCGCTGTAGCCGCACCCGTGGCCAAGAAAATCCCCGCCCTCCGCACACACCACGGAGATGCCTTCGAGGACAGCTATGAGTGGCTGCGGAACAAGGAATCCGCCGAGGTCGTGGAGCTGCTCAAGGCCGAGAACGCCTACCAGGAGGCAGTGACGGCCCACCAGGAGCCGCTGCGCGAGGCCATCTTCCAGGAGATCAAGGCCCGCACCCAGGAGACGGACCTCTCCGTTCCCAACCGCAAGGACGGCTGGTGGTACTACACCCGCTCGGTGGAGGGCAAGGAATACGGCATCCAGTGCCGCGTCCGGGCCCGGGACACCGGGGACCGCGTCGCCGACTGGACTCCCCCCGCCGTCGAGGTTGGCGTCGAGATTCCGGGCGAGGAAATCCTGCTGGACGGCAACGTCGAGGCGGAGGGCAAGCCGTTCTTCGCCGTCGGCGGTGCCGCCGTGACCATCGACGGGAACCTCTACGCCTACGCCGTGGACAATTCCGGCGACGAGCGCTTCACCCTGCGCATCAAGGACCTGCGGACCGGGGAACTCCTTCCCGACGTGATCGAGAACGTCTTCTACGGCATCTCCTTCTCCCCCGACGGCACCCGGATCTTCTACACCGTGGTGGACGACTCCTGGCGGCCCTACCAGGTGAAGTCCCATGTCCTGGGCACGCCCGTCGCCGGTGACGAGGTCATCTACCAGGAGGACGACGTCGCCATGTGGCTGGGCTTCGAGCTCTCCGCCGACCGGCGCCACCTTGTCCTGGGCATCGGCTGCTCGGAATTCAGCGAGACCCGGCTGCTGCGCTTCGACGCGCTCGACGCCGGACTCCGCACCGTGATCTCCCGGGACGAACGCATCCTCTACGAGGCCGAGCCGTTCCTCCTCACGGACGCCTCGGGGAAGCAGTCCGAGGTCATCGTCCTGACCCACAACCGGGACGCCATCAACTCCATGGTCTCCCTCGTGGACCCGGCCGAGCTCGCCAAGCCGGTCGCCGAGCAGCACTGGACGACCGTCGTCGAGCACTCCGATGAGGTGCGCGTCAACGGCGCCGGGGTCACCTCGACGCACCTGGTGGTCTCCATCCGCAAAGACACGATCGAGCGCGTGCAGGTCCTGTCGCTGACCGGGCTGGGCACGCCGGAGCAGGGCGCGCCGGTGGAGCCCGCCTTCGAGGAGGAGCTCTACACCGCAGGCGTGGCCGGCTCCGACTACGACGCCCCCGTGATCCGGATGGGCTACACCTCCTACTTCACCCCGACCCGGGTCTACGACTTTGTGCTGCCCACCACGGAGCAGCCCGCCGGCCAACTGCTGCTGCGCAAGGAAAGCCCCGTGCTCGGCGGCTACTCCTCCGCCGACTATGTCGCCACCCGTGAGTGGGCCGTGGCTTCCGACGGGACCCGGATCCCGCTCTCCGTGCTCCGGCACGCCTCGGTGAAGCGCGACTCCACCGCCGCGGGCCTGGTGTACGGATACGGCTCCTACGAGATGAGCATGGATCCCGGCTTCGGCATCCCACGGCTCTCGCTGCTGGACCGGGGCATCGTGTTCGTGATCGCGCACATCCGCGGCGGCGGGGAACTGGGCCGGCACTGGTACGACACCGGCAAGAAGCTGCAGAAGAAGAACACCTTCACCGACTTCATCGCGGCCACCGACTGGCTGGCGGAGTCCGGCTGGGTGGACCCGGCCCGGATCGCGGCCATGGGCGGCTCGGCCGGCGGCCTGCTGATGGGCGCGGTCGCCAACCTGGCACCGGAGAAGTACGCGGCGATCGTGGCCGCCGTGCCGTTCGTGGACGCCCTGACCACCATCCTGGATCCGGAACTGCCGCTCTCGGCGCTGGAGTGGGAGGAGTGGGGCAACCCGATCACCGACCGCGCCGTGTACGAGTACATGAAGTCCTATACGCCGTACGAGAACGTCCGCGCGGTGGCGTACCCCAAAATCGCCGCGGTCACCTCGTTTAATGACACGCGGGTGCTGTACGTGGAGCCCGCCAAATGGGTGCAGCGGCTGCGCGAACTCAACACCGGCAGCGAGCCGATCGTGATGAAGATCGAGATGGAGGGCGGCCACGGCGGCGCCTCCGGCCGGTACGTGCAGTGGAAGGAACGCGCCTGGGACTACGCCTTCGTCGCCGACTCCCTGGGCGCGACCGAGCTCCTGCCGGGCGCCGGGGTCAAGTAA
- a CDS encoding ROK family protein, protein MGRPSPEVRPSQATAALAVNPEIDAVTIGLVSLGGTVRKKIRFDTERIPTAREAVNIAAAVIEGMRSELDTSYRITGIGVAVPGLVHRAEGVVRHAPHLGWRNEPVATMLSEATGYPCEAANDASLAAEAELIFGAGAGRQNLVYLNGGASGIGGGVISDGALLRGASGYAGELGHTFVRTSGSTCHCGATGCLETEVSQSRLFKLAGLTGGDVSQLEQALQNSGSPEVAVEVTRQLGYLAIALRNAVNTFNPEAIILDGFLGVLYALSPGTLDNLLLSQALEGPVSQAKIHRAALGSDLMMIGAAELAFTRVLADPASLGTLSFRGAHKR, encoded by the coding sequence GTGGGCAGGCCCAGCCCCGAGGTGCGCCCCAGCCAGGCGACGGCGGCACTTGCTGTCAATCCGGAGATCGATGCAGTGACAATCGGGCTGGTGAGCCTCGGCGGGACAGTCCGAAAGAAGATCCGGTTTGACACAGAACGGATTCCCACGGCGAGGGAAGCCGTCAATATTGCTGCGGCAGTTATCGAAGGTATGCGTTCAGAACTCGATACGTCCTACCGCATTACGGGGATCGGAGTGGCTGTGCCGGGCTTGGTACACCGGGCTGAGGGCGTGGTTCGACACGCCCCGCACTTGGGCTGGCGAAATGAACCCGTAGCGACGATGCTGAGTGAGGCCACGGGCTACCCCTGCGAGGCCGCTAACGACGCTTCCCTGGCTGCAGAAGCCGAACTCATCTTCGGCGCGGGCGCCGGACGGCAAAACTTGGTCTACCTCAATGGCGGTGCCAGTGGCATCGGCGGAGGTGTGATCTCCGACGGCGCACTGCTGCGCGGTGCCTCGGGATATGCGGGGGAACTGGGGCATACCTTTGTCCGCACATCAGGGAGCACCTGTCACTGCGGCGCTACGGGTTGCCTGGAGACCGAGGTCTCGCAGTCACGGCTCTTCAAACTTGCCGGGCTGACCGGCGGCGATGTATCCCAGCTCGAACAAGCTCTCCAAAATAGCGGAAGCCCGGAAGTGGCAGTGGAAGTGACACGGCAGCTGGGATATCTGGCAATAGCCCTGCGGAACGCGGTTAACACGTTCAACCCGGAAGCGATAATTCTCGACGGATTTCTGGGTGTTCTGTACGCACTTTCCCCCGGAACACTGGACAATCTACTCCTCTCCCAGGCTCTGGAGGGCCCGGTCAGCCAGGCAAAGATCCACCGGGCGGCCTTGGGTTCGGACCTGATGATGATCGGAGCCGCAGAGCTGGCGTTTACACGGGTATTGGCCGATCCCGCAAGCCTCGGCACCCTCTCCTTTCGCGGTGCGCATAAAAGGTGA